Proteins encoded in a region of the Paenibacillus sp. W2I17 genome:
- the rplN gene encoding 50S ribosomal protein L14 — MIQPFTRLTVADNSGAKELMCIRVLGGTGRRTAQIGDLIVCSVKQATPGGVVKKGDVVRAVVVRTKRSVRRKDGSYIGFDENAAVVVKDDRSPRGTRIFGPVARELRDKDFMKIVSLAPEVI; from the coding sequence ATGATTCAACCATTTACACGTTTGACTGTGGCCGACAACTCCGGTGCGAAGGAACTGATGTGTATCCGCGTACTCGGCGGTACGGGACGTCGTACAGCTCAAATCGGTGATCTGATCGTTTGTTCTGTTAAACAAGCAACACCAGGCGGCGTTGTCAAAAAAGGTGATGTAGTTAGAGCGGTTGTCGTTCGTACGAAACGTTCTGTACGTCGTAAAGACGGTTCCTACATCGGTTTTGATGAAAATGCAGCGGTTGTTGTAAAAGACGACAGAAGCCCACGTGGAACACGTATTTTCGGACCAGTTGCTCGCGAACTTCGCGATAAAGACTTCATGAAAATCGTTTCCTTGGCTCCAGAAGTTATCTAA
- the rplX gene encoding 50S ribosomal protein L24, with protein sequence MPRVKKVLESHNNKLHVKKEDTVMVISGKDKGKKGRVIAAYPRENRVLVEGVNMVKKHQKPNQQNPQGGIIEKEAPIHVSNVMHIDPKSGKVTRVGYKVLDNGKKVRVAKRSGEIID encoded by the coding sequence ATGCCAAGAGTGAAAAAAGTTCTGGAATCCCATAACAACAAACTTCACGTTAAAAAGGAAGATACGGTTATGGTGATCAGCGGTAAAGACAAAGGTAAAAAAGGCCGTGTCATCGCTGCTTATCCTCGTGAGAACCGCGTCCTTGTGGAAGGTGTTAACATGGTGAAAAAACACCAGAAGCCTAACCAGCAAAATCCGCAAGGCGGCATTATCGAGAAGGAAGCTCCGATTCACGTTTCCAACGTAATGCACATCGATCCGAAGAGCGGAAAAGTAACCCGTGTAGGTTACAAAGTTTTGGATAACGGAAAGAAAGTGCGCGTTGCTAAACGTTCCGGAGAAATTATCGACTAA
- the rplE gene encoding 50S ribosomal protein L5 yields the protein MASRMKERYLQEIAPALMQKFNYTTVMQVPKIEKIVINMGVGDAVQNSKVLDSAVSDLQLIAGQKPVITRAKKSIAGFKLRENMPIGVKVTLRGERMYFFLDKLLNVTLPRVRDFRGVSSKAFDGRGNYTLGLKEQLIFPEIEYDKVDKVRGMDIVIVTTAKTDEESRELLTQMGMPFVK from the coding sequence ATGGCATCAAGAATGAAAGAACGTTACCTGCAAGAAATCGCTCCTGCTTTGATGCAGAAGTTTAACTATACAACGGTAATGCAAGTGCCGAAAATCGAGAAAATCGTTATCAACATGGGTGTGGGCGACGCTGTCCAAAACTCTAAAGTGTTGGATTCCGCAGTAAGCGATTTGCAACTGATCGCAGGTCAAAAACCTGTAATCACTCGTGCTAAAAAATCTATCGCAGGATTCAAACTGCGTGAGAATATGCCTATCGGTGTGAAAGTAACATTGCGCGGTGAGCGTATGTATTTCTTCCTAGATAAATTGCTCAACGTAACGCTTCCTCGTGTCCGCGACTTCCGCGGTGTATCGAGTAAAGCTTTCGATGGACGTGGTAACTACACACTGGGTCTGAAAGAGCAACTGATCTTCCCAGAGATCGAGTATGATAAAGTTGATAAAGTCCGCGGTATGGATATTGTCATCGTAACAACGGCGAAAACAGACGAAGAGTCCCGCGAATTGCTCACGCAAATGGGAATGCCTTTCGTTAAGTAA
- the rpmC gene encoding 50S ribosomal protein L29, producing MKASEFRNLTSAEIEQKIAGFKEELFNLRFQLATGQLDNPTRIRDVRKEIARAKTIIRERELGIG from the coding sequence ATGAAAGCTAGTGAATTTCGCAACCTAACCTCTGCTGAAATCGAGCAAAAGATTGCCGGATTTAAAGAAGAACTCTTTAACCTCCGCTTTCAATTAGCTACCGGTCAGCTGGATAACCCGACTCGCATCCGTGATGTGCGGAAAGAAATAGCTCGTGCTAAAACCATTATCCGTGAGAGAGAATTGGGAATCGGTTAA
- the rplP gene encoding 50S ribosomal protein L16 → MLVPKRVKHRKQQRGHMKGQAKGGTTLNFGEYGLQATEPAWITNRQIEAARIAMTRYIKRGGKVWIKIFPDKPITQKPLEVRMGSGKGNVEKWVAVVKPGKIMFELAGVPEEIAREAMRLAAHKLPIKTKFVKREELGGEANES, encoded by the coding sequence CGTGGACATATGAAAGGCCAAGCTAAAGGCGGAACGACTCTGAACTTTGGCGAATACGGTCTGCAAGCTACGGAACCGGCTTGGATTACGAACCGTCAGATCGAAGCGGCTCGTATTGCGATGACTCGTTACATCAAACGTGGTGGTAAAGTTTGGATCAAAATTTTCCCAGACAAACCAATCACTCAAAAGCCTCTCGAGGTTCGGATGGGTAGCGGTAAAGGTAACGTAGAAAAATGGGTTGCAGTAGTGAAACCAGGTAAGATCATGTTTGAACTTGCTGGTGTACCGGAGGAAATTGCACGCGAAGCAATGCGTCTTGCCGCTCACAAACTGCCAATCAAAACGAAGTTCGTGAAACGTGAAGAATTGGGTGGTGAAGCAAATGAAAGCTAG
- the rpsQ gene encoding 30S ribosomal protein S17, with protein sequence MSEERNARKVQTGKVVSDKMDKTIVVAVETYKKHNLYHKRIKVTKKFKAHDEENTAKIGDTVKIMETRPLSKDKRWRLTEIVEKAVII encoded by the coding sequence ATGAGCGAAGAACGTAACGCACGTAAAGTGCAAACTGGTAAAGTGGTCAGCGATAAAATGGACAAAACGATTGTTGTTGCTGTAGAAACTTACAAAAAACACAACTTGTACCATAAACGCATTAAGGTTACTAAAAAATTCAAAGCGCATGACGAAGAAAACACTGCGAAAATCGGTGACACGGTGAAAATCATGGAAACTCGTCCGCTTTCGAAAGATAAACGCTGGAGACTTACTGAAATCGTAGAAAAAGCGGTTATCATCTAA